A genomic stretch from Rhodobacterales bacterium HKCCA1288 includes:
- a CDS encoding ion transporter → MTRDFATTRQILADWLDRPRIRQFIIGVIIFNAILLGLETSPEVMGTAGTIILTLDWICLAIFVIEIALKLVAHGARFFRSGWNVFDFLIVGIALMPATHGLSVLRALRILRVLRVISAAPRLRRVVEGFVTALPGMGSVFLLMGIIFYIGAVMATKLFGASFPEWFGTLGASFYSLFQIMTLESWSMGIVRPVMDVYPYAWLFFVPFIMVTTFAVVNLLVGLIVNSMQDAHAEESNAATDAYRDEVLERLRKIEERLGK, encoded by the coding sequence ATGACCCGTGATTTTGCGACCACGCGACAGATACTTGCCGATTGGCTAGACCGCCCCCGCATCCGCCAATTCATCATCGGCGTGATCATTTTTAACGCCATTCTTTTGGGCCTTGAGACATCGCCCGAAGTTATGGGCACGGCGGGCACCATTATCCTGACATTGGACTGGATTTGCCTTGCGATTTTCGTGATCGAAATTGCGCTGAAACTGGTGGCCCATGGCGCGCGGTTTTTCCGCTCAGGATGGAACGTTTTTGATTTCTTGATCGTTGGGATCGCGCTGATGCCCGCCACCCACGGGCTGTCAGTTCTGCGCGCCTTGCGCATCTTGAGGGTGCTTCGTGTCATTTCAGCCGCGCCACGATTGCGCCGCGTGGTCGAGGGGTTTGTCACCGCCTTGCCAGGAATGGGCAGCGTATTCTTGCTGATGGGGATCATCTTTTACATCGGTGCCGTGATGGCAACCAAACTGTTCGGGGCGTCTTTCCCCGAATGGTTCGGCACGCTTGGCGCGTCTTTCTATTCCCTTTTCCAAATCATGACATTGGAAAGTTGGTCCATGGGCATCGTGCGCCCCGTGATGGATGTTTATCCTTATGCGTGGCTGTTCTTTGTGCCATTCATCATGGTCACGACCTTTGCGGTGGTGAACCTGCTGGTTGGCCTGATCGTCAATTCCATGCAAGACGCGCATGCCGAAGAAAGCAACGCCGCCACTGATGCCTATCGCGATGAGGTGCTTGAGCGGCTGCGCAAGATTGAGGAGCGGTTGGGGAAATAG
- a CDS encoding class I SAM-dependent RNA methyltransferase produces MSEETLTITRLGHRGDGIAQNADGGQILVPLTLPDEVVRGVVNEGQLDGAKIVTPSPARVKPVCVHYKSCGGCSLQHASDTFVSAWKADQIAIALAAHGITTDIRATLTSPAHSRRRATFAARRTKSGAMVGFHARKSDVIVPIGECHLLPDEMVATLPVLAEIARLGGSRSAVLGFSLTQSDIGLDLHVTGGKPLDHALRAELPKFRTEFLRLTWGDEVVFMETPPYHQMGHARVTPPAGAFLQATKSGEAALLAAARSAISGATRIIDLFAGCGTFTFPLAETAPVHAVEGSADMVKTLQDATRYADGLKPITAETRDLFRRPVLSDEFAKYDAVVIDPPRAGAQAQVHELAKTEIPQIAFLSCNPISFARDAKTLIDAGYCLEWVQPIDQFRWSPHIELAARFTRPHMAR; encoded by the coding sequence GTGAGCGAAGAAACCCTCACAATCACCCGCCTCGGACATCGCGGCGATGGTATTGCACAGAACGCAGACGGAGGCCAAATCCTCGTCCCCCTCACCTTGCCAGACGAGGTGGTGCGCGGCGTGGTAAACGAAGGTCAATTGGACGGGGCCAAAATTGTGACCCCTTCCCCCGCGCGGGTAAAACCTGTCTGCGTGCATTATAAATCCTGTGGCGGGTGCAGCCTGCAACATGCCTCGGACACATTTGTCAGTGCGTGGAAGGCAGACCAAATTGCCATTGCGCTTGCCGCGCACGGGATCACAACCGATATCCGCGCAACCCTAACTTCGCCTGCGCACTCACGCAGGCGCGCCACCTTTGCAGCGCGGCGCACGAAATCGGGGGCGATGGTGGGATTTCATGCCCGAAAATCGGACGTCATTGTGCCAATCGGCGAATGTCACCTTTTGCCCGATGAGATGGTGGCCACGCTGCCCGTATTGGCCGAGATCGCCCGTTTAGGGGGATCGCGCAGTGCGGTTTTGGGCTTTAGCCTAACCCAGTCCGACATCGGCCTTGACCTCCACGTGACGGGCGGCAAGCCCTTAGATCATGCGCTGCGGGCTGAATTGCCAAAATTCCGCACCGAATTTCTGCGCCTGACATGGGGGGATGAGGTCGTCTTTATGGAAACCCCACCCTATCACCAAATGGGGCACGCGCGTGTCACCCCACCCGCAGGTGCATTTTTGCAAGCCACCAAATCGGGCGAAGCAGCGCTTTTGGCCGCTGCACGCAGCGCGATTTCGGGGGCCACACGCATCATTGACCTTTTTGCGGGATGTGGAACCTTTACCTTTCCGCTGGCCGAAACAGCACCCGTGCACGCAGTCGAAGGCAGCGCCGATATGGTCAAGACCTTGCAAGACGCCACCCGCTATGCGGACGGGCTAAAGCCCATTACCGCCGAAACCCGCGACCTGTTTCGCCGCCCCGTTTTAAGTGACGAATTCGCCAAATATGACGCGGTGGTCATCGACCCGCCCCGTGCAGGCGCACAGGCACAGGTGCATGAATTGGCGAAAACCGAGATCCCCCAGATTGCATTTCTATCTTGCAACCCGATCAGTTTTGCCCGTGACGCAAAAACGCTCATTGACGCAGGTTATTGCCTTGAATGGGTGCAGCCCATCGACCAATTCCGTTGGTCGCCGCATATAGAACTTGCCGCCCGCTTTACCCGACCCCATATGGCGCGGTAA
- a CDS encoding ABC transporter ATP-binding protein, whose amino-acid sequence MFRFFETLVDPYTPYADEDTPPNRLWPFLRSYAQPFKRVFIAAAFMSMVVASIELGLIVYLGRVVDLLSVNSPAELFANHGLELGLVALFVVLVRPLMQLLDVGLLNNAILPNFGTLIRWRAHRHVLRQSVGWFENDFAGRIAGRIMQTPPAAGDAVFQIFDAITFSIAYFIGALILLTQSDPRLAVPLVIWCGLYGLLVRWTIRNVTPASKASSDARSMTTGRVVDSYTNIHSVKLFAHTTRELDYAREAIEHTRQTFAREMRIFTIMDVTLLTLNGLLIVSVVGWSVWLWYTGTATVGVVAAATALTLQLNAMTGWIMWALSSLFRELGVVMEGMETIAQPITLRDHHNASALKFEKGLIEFDAVSHHYGRGAGGLDRLSLTIQPGEKVGLVGRSGAGKSTLVKLLLRFYDCEGGVIRIDGQNIADVTQDSLRATMGVVQQDSSLLHRSVRDNIAYGRPDASDADVIRAAERAEALGFIHDLEDPEGRTGFEAHVGERGVKLSGGQRQRIALARVVLKDAPILILDEATSALDSEIEASIQNTLSDLMAGKTVIAIAHRLSTIAQMDRIIVLDEGHIIEDGPHEVLLAKGGLYASLWNRQSGGFLNPDGGSA is encoded by the coding sequence ATGTTCCGATTTTTCGAAACACTGGTAGATCCCTATACGCCCTACGCCGATGAGGATACGCCCCCCAATCGACTCTGGCCATTTTTGCGCAGCTATGCGCAACCCTTCAAACGGGTGTTCATCGCAGCCGCCTTTATGTCGATGGTGGTCGCTTCGATTGAATTGGGGTTGATCGTCTATTTGGGGCGCGTTGTTGATCTGCTATCGGTCAATAGTCCCGCAGAACTCTTTGCAAATCACGGGCTCGAGCTTGGCTTAGTCGCGCTTTTTGTGGTGCTAGTCCGCCCTTTGATGCAGCTTTTGGATGTGGGGCTTTTGAACAATGCGATCCTGCCGAATTTCGGCACGCTGATCCGTTGGCGGGCACATCGGCATGTTTTACGTCAATCGGTCGGATGGTTTGAAAATGATTTTGCGGGCCGTATCGCAGGGCGGATTATGCAAACCCCACCCGCCGCAGGCGATGCGGTTTTTCAGATTTTTGACGCCATCACATTTTCCATCGCCTATTTCATCGGCGCGCTGATCCTACTGACCCAGTCAGACCCACGGCTTGCCGTGCCCTTGGTGATTTGGTGCGGGCTTTATGGGCTGTTGGTGCGCTGGACAATCCGCAATGTCACCCCCGCCTCCAAGGCCAGTTCAGATGCGCGATCCATGACAACGGGACGGGTCGTTGACAGCTATACCAACATCCACTCAGTCAAGCTTTTCGCGCATACAACACGCGAACTGGACTATGCCCGCGAGGCCATTGAGCACACCCGCCAAACATTCGCCCGCGAGATGCGGATATTCACGATAATGGACGTCACGCTATTGACCTTGAACGGACTTTTGATCGTGTCCGTTGTCGGTTGGTCGGTTTGGTTGTGGTATACGGGAACGGCAACTGTTGGCGTTGTGGCTGCGGCAACCGCCCTGACCTTACAGCTCAATGCAATGACGGGCTGGATCATGTGGGCTCTCTCAAGCCTATTCCGGGAATTGGGGGTGGTGATGGAGGGGATGGAGACCATTGCCCAACCGATCACATTGCGTGACCACCATAACGCATCCGCCCTCAAATTCGAAAAAGGATTGATCGAATTTGACGCGGTCAGTCACCATTATGGGCGCGGCGCGGGTGGCTTAGATCGCCTCAGTTTAACCATCCAGCCCGGCGAAAAGGTCGGGCTTGTCGGGCGCTCTGGCGCTGGGAAATCAACCCTCGTGAAACTTTTGCTGCGTTTTTATGATTGTGAAGGCGGCGTAATCCGCATTGATGGCCAAAATATTGCCGATGTGACACAAGACAGCCTGCGCGCCACAATGGGCGTTGTGCAGCAAGACAGCAGCCTGTTGCACCGCTCCGTGCGCGACAACATCGCCTATGGCCGCCCCGATGCAAGTGATGCTGACGTAATCCGCGCCGCAGAACGCGCCGAGGCCTTAGGGTTCATCCATGATCTTGAAGACCCAGAGGGCCGCACAGGGTTTGAGGCCCATGTTGGCGAACGCGGGGTGAAACTTTCGGGCGGGCAAAGACAGCGCATTGCGCTTGCGCGGGTGGTTCTGAAAGATGCGCCGATTTTGATTTTGGACGAGGCCACAAGCGCGCTTGATAGCGAGATTGAAGCGAGCATCCAAAACACGCTGAGCGACCTGATGGCAGGCAAAACCGTGATTGCGATTGCGCATAGACTGTCGACCATTGCGCAGATGGATCGCATCATCGTTTTAGATGAAGGCCACATCATCGAAGATGGCCCGCATGAGGTGCTTTTGGCAAAGGGCGGGCTCTATGCTTCGCTGTGGAACCGCCAATCGGGCGGCTTTCTTAATCCAGACGGAGGTTCCGCGTGA
- a CDS encoding LysE family translocator, translating to MDPLYPFVFAGLFSPGPNVILLTTSGALFGFRATIPHIFGVAAGVGVIAAASSLGVSAILLAYPVAALLMKIAAASWILYMAFTLWRAKPADPKARQVAKPFTFLQAVMFQWVNPKVWAVSLAAAAGFGAGGTLLTEALRLSSAFSGINLFVCLFWAAAGTALARLLTTPRAWNIFRKTMASALALTAAMVFM from the coding sequence ATGGATCCGCTTTACCCATTTGTTTTTGCAGGGCTGTTTTCGCCTGGGCCAAATGTTATCCTCTTGACCACATCAGGCGCGCTGTTCGGGTTTCGCGCGACCATTCCGCATATTTTCGGTGTCGCCGCAGGGGTGGGGGTGATTGCCGCGGCCTCAAGTCTTGGCGTCAGCGCAATTTTATTGGCCTATCCAGTGGCTGCCTTATTGATGAAAATAGCCGCAGCATCTTGGATCCTTTATATGGCATTCACCCTATGGCGGGCCAAACCGGCGGATCCTAAGGCGCGACAGGTCGCAAAGCCGTTTACCTTTCTTCAGGCTGTGATGTTTCAATGGGTCAATCCCAAGGTCTGGGCCGTCAGCCTTGCCGCCGCCGCGGGCTTTGGCGCGGGCGGCACGCTTTTGACAGAAGCCTTGCGCCTTTCCTCCGCCTTTTCAGGAATTAATCTTTTTGTCTGTCTGTTTTGGGCCGCGGCAGGAACGGCCTTAGCGCGGCTTCTGACCACGCCGCGTGCATGGAATATTTTTCGCAAAACCATGGCAAGCGCCCTCGCGCTGACAGCCGCAATGGTCTTTATGTGA
- the ispH gene encoding 4-hydroxy-3-methylbut-2-enyl diphosphate reductase — MQKPPLTLYLAAPRGFCAGVDRAIKIVEMALEKWGAPVFVRHEIVHNKFVVDALREKGAVFVEELDECPNDRPVIFSAHGVPKSVPATAERRQMIYVDATCPLVSKVHIEAARHHEAGLQIVMIGHAGHPETIGTMGQLPEGEVVLVETVADVATLTVRDPLKLAFVTQTTLSIDDTADVVAALKTRFPAIIGPHKEDICYATTNRQEAVKAMAVKADAMLVVGAPNSSNSKRLVEVGAKMGCNYAQLVQRATDIDWRALEGITSLGLTAGASAPELLVNEVIDAVRARYDVTVEQVETAVENVEFKVPRILREPA; from the coding sequence ATGCAAAAACCGCCCCTCACCCTCTATTTGGCCGCACCGCGCGGATTTTGCGCAGGTGTAGATCGCGCAATTAAAATCGTGGAAATGGCTCTCGAGAAATGGGGCGCACCCGTCTTTGTGCGCCATGAAATCGTGCATAACAAATTCGTGGTGGATGCCCTACGCGAAAAGGGCGCAGTTTTTGTCGAAGAATTGGACGAGTGCCCAAATGATCGACCCGTGATTTTTTCTGCCCATGGGGTGCCCAAATCTGTTCCCGCAACCGCAGAGCGGCGGCAGATGATATATGTTGATGCAACCTGCCCGCTTGTATCCAAAGTGCATATCGAGGCGGCGCGACATCATGAGGCGGGGTTGCAGATCGTGATGATCGGCCACGCGGGCCATCCTGAAACGATTGGCACTATGGGCCAATTGCCCGAGGGCGAAGTTGTCTTGGTTGAAACAGTGGCGGATGTTGCGACCCTCACGGTACGCGACCCTCTGAAACTGGCCTTTGTGACGCAAACCACCCTTTCGATTGATGACACCGCCGATGTTGTTGCGGCCCTCAAGACACGGTTCCCTGCGATTATCGGCCCGCACAAAGAAGATATTTGCTACGCCACCACCAACCGCCAAGAGGCCGTCAAGGCGATGGCGGTCAAGGCAGATGCCATGCTTGTCGTGGGCGCGCCCAATTCCTCAAATTCAAAACGCTTGGTCGAGGTGGGGGCAAAAATGGGCTGCAACTATGCGCAGCTTGTGCAACGGGCGACCGATATTGACTGGCGCGCGCTTGAGGGGATTACCAGCCTTGGTCTGACGGCGGGCGCATCTGCGCCAGAGCTGTTGGTCAATGAAGTGATTGATGCCGTGCGGGCGCGTTATGATGTGACAGTCGAACAGGTTGAGACTGCCGTGGAAAATGTTGAGTTCAAAGTGCCGCGCATCCTGCGTGAGCCTGCCTAA
- a CDS encoding response regulator, which translates to MKRQSNQTVQMQPTHSSQTLNALRNRSVYVSNIVVTVTAAGWCAIGFALGEMPIVYLALFMMGSTTLAILVTFFGHHTIGKILWFFAGLVTITGAFFVSHPTARVEFMYFAVVAGPFLVFSTRYQRGLIVTLLSIAICTWMLAEYLGYDYFGGPYISEEIGSVLRYVVYLTVFAVLAIELLLIGNLTETFNQRLTESEERAIAANQAKSAFLAAMSHEIRTPMNGVVGMMELLDQSPLSHEQKRFLATARRSSYALLRFIDDVLDVSKIDAGKLELAPEKTDLLAQVESTVEVMRGYADERNVTVRFRYDLSLPKFVMMDGGRLGQITLNLLSNAIKFSSPRDRDGLSAPRAEVVVQVTRLGEIHDGRGQFVLEFRDNGIGMDADFMREMFEPFTQSGASTALHFGGTGLGLTIVKQLVDKLDGQIAVQSAVGKGTTIRITLPLIEACETLDCPQLDGWAIQAWANAPEDRATLSPYFEALGATQNWVETMEDLQSLAETAPDKSLFVMVLENADLPDPTQDLGAFSKVKLLGLTRRRGMRTGHLSPDLFVAQIRPLLASDLLAGLRHLTGHPIAAQSPLLSADMMHRPDLAFENAERDRRDIGKTNSPNTKPRILLVEDNEVNQIVLTSQLRLLGYESQIAINGREALAALDQDCFDLILTDCHMPTMNGFEMTREIRARESASGFSKIPIIAITADAVGHDRQKGIDVGMDAYLTKPVRLGDLSQMLSLYLVGEEEGRGAMRRAP; encoded by the coding sequence ATGAAAAGGCAATCAAACCAAACGGTGCAGATGCAGCCCACCCATTCGAGCCAAACACTCAATGCGCTCCGCAATCGTTCCGTCTATGTGTCAAATATTGTGGTAACCGTAACCGCCGCAGGGTGGTGCGCGATTGGCTTCGCGCTTGGGGAAATGCCGATTGTCTATCTTGCCCTGTTCATGATGGGCTCGACCACGCTTGCCATTTTAGTCACGTTTTTTGGTCATCACACCATCGGCAAAATCCTGTGGTTTTTTGCAGGCTTGGTGACAATTACGGGTGCATTCTTTGTCTCACATCCAACAGCGCGGGTTGAATTCATGTATTTCGCGGTGGTGGCGGGGCCGTTTTTGGTTTTTTCCACGCGCTATCAACGCGGCCTCATTGTGACGCTGTTATCCATTGCTATCTGCACATGGATGCTCGCTGAATATCTTGGGTATGATTATTTTGGCGGGCCTTACATCTCGGAAGAGATCGGCAGCGTGCTGCGCTATGTGGTCTATCTGACCGTGTTTGCAGTTTTAGCAATTGAATTATTGTTGATCGGTAATCTGACAGAAACCTTCAATCAGCGCCTGACCGAAAGTGAGGAACGCGCCATTGCCGCCAATCAGGCAAAATCTGCCTTTCTTGCTGCGATGAGCCACGAAATCCGAACCCCAATGAATGGGGTGGTGGGGATGATGGAATTATTGGATCAGTCCCCCTTAAGCCACGAACAAAAACGCTTCTTAGCAACAGCGCGCCGTTCGTCCTATGCCCTCTTGCGGTTCATTGATGACGTATTAGACGTCTCCAAAATTGATGCGGGCAAACTTGAACTTGCCCCAGAAAAGACGGATCTCTTGGCGCAGGTTGAAAGCACGGTCGAGGTCATGCGCGGCTATGCTGATGAACGCAATGTCACTGTGCGGTTCCGTTATGATTTAAGCCTGCCAAAATTTGTGATGATGGATGGTGGCCGCTTGGGGCAGATCACGCTGAACCTTTTGTCCAACGCGATTAAGTTCTCCAGTCCCCGCGATCGCGATGGATTGTCAGCCCCCCGCGCGGAAGTGGTTGTTCAGGTTACCCGCTTGGGTGAAATCCATGATGGCCGCGGGCAATTTGTATTAGAGTTCCGCGATAATGGCATTGGCATGGATGCTGACTTCATGCGCGAGATGTTCGAGCCCTTCACACAATCGGGCGCATCTACGGCCTTGCATTTTGGCGGCACAGGTTTGGGCCTGACAATTGTCAAGCAATTGGTCGATAAATTGGATGGCCAGATTGCCGTGCAAAGTGCTGTTGGCAAGGGCACAACCATTCGCATCACGTTGCCCCTCATTGAGGCATGCGAAACATTGGATTGCCCGCAGCTTGATGGATGGGCGATCCAAGCTTGGGCGAATGCCCCCGAAGATCGTGCGACCCTTTCCCCCTATTTTGAGGCCCTTGGCGCCACCCAAAATTGGGTTGAAACCATGGAAGATTTGCAGAGCCTCGCGGAAACGGCACCCGATAAGTCACTTTTTGTAATGGTTTTAGAAAATGCTGACCTGCCTGATCCTACGCAGGATTTGGGCGCGTTTTCGAAGGTCAAGCTTTTGGGCCTCACGCGCCGCCGTGGGATGAGAACGGGACATTTGTCCCCAGATTTATTTGTTGCCCAAATTCGCCCACTATTGGCCAGTGACCTGCTTGCAGGTTTACGCCACCTCACAGGGCATCCCATTGCGGCACAATCCCCGCTTTTAAGCGCCGATATGATGCACCGCCCTGATCTAGCCTTTGAGAATGCCGAACGGGACCGCCGCGATATCGGCAAGACAAATTCACCCAATACCAAGCCACGGATTTTGTTGGTTGAGGATAACGAGGTGAATCAAATCGTGCTGACATCACAATTGCGACTTCTGGGATATGAAAGCCAGATTGCCATCAATGGGCGCGAGGCGCTTGCGGCGCTGGATCAAGACTGTTTCGATCTGATCCTCACCGATTGTCACATGCCCACGATGAATGGTTTTGAAATGACCCGCGAAATTCGGGCGCGTGAAAGTGCGTCAGGGTTCTCAAAAATCCCTATTATCGCCATCACGGCTGACGCCGTTGGCCATGACCGCCAAAAGGGGATTGATGTCGGCATGGATGCCTATCTGACCAAGCCTGTGCGCTTGGGGGATTTGTCGCAGATGTTGTCGCTCTATCTGGTGGGGGAGGAAGAGGGGCGCGGTGCCATGCGCAGGGCGCCTTAA
- a CDS encoding NYN domain-containing protein, with protein MFYRDERLALFIDGSNLYAAAKALAFDIDYKLLRQEFMQRGKLLRAFYYTALLENDEYSPIRPLVDWLNYNGFTMVTKAAKEFTDAQGRRKIKGNMDIDLAVDAMEIADHVDHIVLFSGDGDFRPLVAAIQRKGVRVSVVSTIRSNPPMIADDLRRQADNFIELDELKDAVGRPPRENGGEDDFEESY; from the coding sequence ATGTTTTATCGTGATGAGCGCCTCGCGCTCTTTATTGACGGCTCAAATCTTTATGCGGCAGCCAAGGCTTTGGCGTTTGATATCGACTATAAACTCTTACGCCAAGAATTCATGCAACGCGGAAAACTTCTTCGCGCATTTTATTATACGGCCCTTCTTGAGAATGACGAATATTCCCCGATTCGCCCTCTGGTGGATTGGTTGAACTACAACGGGTTCACCATGGTGACGAAAGCCGCCAAGGAATTCACAGATGCGCAAGGGCGCCGCAAGATCAAAGGGAATATGGATATTGATTTGGCGGTCGATGCGATGGAAATCGCAGACCATGTCGATCATATCGTGCTGTTTTCTGGCGATGGCGATTTTCGTCCGCTTGTGGCTGCCATCCAACGCAAGGGCGTTCGGGTTTCGGTTGTGTCCACCATCCGCTCGAACCCACCCATGATTGCCGATGACCTAAGGCGGCAGGCGGACAATTTCATTGAATTGGACGAGTTAAAAGACGCAGTAGGACGCCCCCCGCGCGAAAATGGCGGTGAGGATGACTTTGAGGAAAGCTATTAA
- the folK gene encoding 2-amino-4-hydroxy-6-hydroxymethyldihydropteridine diphosphokinase translates to MAQAFLSNAEPRKALVALGSNLPVEGQAPRVVLDRAIAQLRDYVTAQGGGDFKLSQLYRTPAFPAGSGPDFVNAAISCDWPLDPNSLLEKLHAIEADFGRSRSQRWAARGLDLDLLGLGNLVLPDPDTWQVWANLSTKEAQSRAPDQLILPHPRMAERGFVLIPLCDVAPNWCHPILGETVSELRAKLSPEECREINPL, encoded by the coding sequence TTGGCGCAAGCTTTCCTTTCTAATGCGGAGCCGCGCAAAGCACTTGTCGCGCTTGGCTCAAATCTACCTGTCGAGGGGCAGGCGCCGCGCGTGGTTTTGGATCGTGCGATTGCACAGTTGCGGGACTATGTGACCGCACAGGGTGGTGGCGATTTCAAATTGAGCCAACTCTATCGAACCCCTGCATTTCCTGCAGGTTCTGGCCCTGATTTTGTGAATGCGGCGATCTCCTGTGACTGGCCATTAGACCCAAATTCGCTGCTGGAAAAGCTGCATGCTATAGAGGCCGATTTTGGCCGCAGCCGTTCACAACGCTGGGCCGCGCGTGGGTTGGATTTGGATCTTTTGGGCCTCGGCAATTTGGTTTTGCCAGACCCAGACACATGGCAAGTTTGGGCCAATCTCTCGACAAAAGAGGCGCAATCGCGCGCGCCTGATCAATTGATTTTACCTCACCCCCGCATGGCTGAGCGCGGCTTTGTTTTAATCCCGCTCTGTGATGTTGCCCCAAATTGGTGTCACCCGATCCTTGGCGAAACGGTTTCTGAATTGCGCGCAAAATTGTCGCCCGAAGAGTGTCGTGAGATCAATCCACTGTGA
- a CDS encoding DNA-directed RNA polymerase subunit omega, whose protein sequence is MARVTVEDCVDKVPNRFELVMLAAHRAREMASGSPLTVDRDNDKNPVVALREIAEETQSADGLRERFIESHQTQIEVDEPEEDTMTLLQSADQDRPQADDMTEEQMLRALLEAQGQN, encoded by the coding sequence ATGGCCCGCGTGACGGTAGAAGATTGCGTAGACAAGGTTCCCAACCGCTTTGAATTGGTGATGCTTGCTGCACATCGCGCCCGCGAAATGGCGTCTGGCTCGCCGCTTACTGTGGATCGCGACAATGACAAGAATCCTGTCGTTGCGTTGCGCGAGATTGCAGAAGAGACACAATCCGCAGATGGCCTGCGCGAGCGTTTCATTGAATCGCATCAAACTCAGATTGAGGTTGATGAGCCTGAAGAAGACACGATGACATTGTTGCAAAGCGCCGATCAGGATCGTCCACAAGCGGATGATATGACTGAAGAACAGATGTTGCGTGCCCTGCTTGAAGCGCAGGGGCAGAACTAA